gtttgtccttctattccatagaaaaatacaataaagttTCCCGTCCAGGTGCTCCGATTGGCTGCAGTGGATGATCACAGATTGCTGAGTACAGGACTAGACCAAGTGACGGCGCTTTGGAGAGCTGATGACGGAGAGCTCATTGCACATCTAAAGTGAGTACTATTTCCAGAGCTGTGTGATTTTCAGAGCTTTTCCCCGTGTTTctttataagggacgagacgaacaggatgttcagctgttggtaattcatacgccttgcccattataatgcagtgctgctcaggattcttgaaatacccaaattttttctgagcggcacttcaattgcgctcgtcaccttgagacgtaagatgttaagtcttatttgcccagtaatttcactagctacggcgcacttcaggtgctggcactgcattgtaatagacagggTCTCGTacgttattttcataataaaaaaaacctaaatgTTTACTCAAGGACTGATTTCAGCGTTTCGTTTGCTTTTCAGAGGCAGCACAGAACCCGTCCATTGTCTGTCTGTGTACAACAACGAGCTGATATCCGGTACCACCAACAACCGCATCGGAGTGCACACGTCACTAGACCAGGACGCCTCCTTCTCCAGCACCAAGTTGCGATCTGACACCTTCAAAGGAGTGCTCACGTGCATGTCTGTACTGCCGCTTAACAGACTGCTGCTGCTAGGGAGCGATAACGGAACCCTTAGCCTTCTCTGTTGATgcacctttttttatgacaataagggacgatataGGACGTTctactgatggtaattgaaacgccctaccaatagtatttatatattataccatATTGTGTCgcttttaaaaaagtttaatcaatattttatttcattaaagtgGTAACAATATGGTATAATCAATACAGGATTTCTCTTAGACATGAACAATTGTTAAACTATTACTACCttatctctatatatatatatatataagagatttcgtatatagtcactcatcacgatatctctggaaccattagagctaaagacttgaaatttggtaggaatattcttttcaccgagtagaggtgaGCTAAGAACGGAAATTCCATcctcaagttttttttttattatgaacagaacaacgtctgtcgggtcagctagttcaacATATCTAACGAactgaataaaaattttacattgctgcttattgaccaagaacaTTTTAAACAGCTGGAGTATATGCGGCAATAGATTAGTTtcctttgaaataaaaaaaattcaaccaAACATTACAGGAGGAGGATGATTTGATAGTTAAGAACCCGTcaactgtaaataaaaatatatcttgaAAATAGTTTAACATAACATAAGATTGTACTAacttaatttgtaccaaaatttaagaactatacggaactcgaacccgcgcctctcgggtttcgtccgagcgctcttaccaactcatccaaccgtccgagtgacgcattgaCCGCTAATTCTGGTATGCCTCCTACAACTctcataatttgtatatttaatccccgAAGTGGtgaatatcacttaaaaataacaatttgtttataacataaaaactttatatctATTATAGTGACTCTGTACCTGGTTTTGTTTTGTACTTGCTCAAATTTTACcttaataataactattttgaCTTAACGATCTCGAATTTATACTTAGGTATTGGTAAGTTGTACGAAATAATTGGTTTATATTGTTCTATAGTCTATACCAATTGCGTTGATATTGTGATAATGTCGGGTTCTTACATGTGTGGGTAGTTGCAACGGAAACTTGATCGCTAGAATAAGTGGCACGTAATATGCTGTACACAGGGTTGCCACCTTTTATTAGAACAAATAGAGTATATCTGATTTCAAAGGAGGTTAATAAAGAGTACTGACTACCGAAAAAgactatcatttattttatatttgtaaaatgtttttttttttttttactttttgttaaCGTGTTAACAGATttgtaattgtatttgtatCAGTATTAAAGTACGCCTAGATGATATCGAGTACAATATTCTATTTTAGAGtacggttggcaaccctagTTGTACATGGCTGTAAACAATATGTTTGGAATAGTATCCCTTAGTTATCCTGTATGAATTGTACACAGTATACGCTTAAAATAGTCCATAACGATAGTAATGagaaattgtatttttgttgcatttatatttgcaaaattacgttcattaattaaattcatAACAATAATTGGCATTATAACAGATTTttgatttttcatttattatatcgGTGCACGGTGAACTAATTTGGTCAGAGTAATGGCCTAGAAGTATAACTAAAGCTTTACTGTAACAGAACaaaagtaaacattttttttatgaaaataagggatgagacgagccggacgttcagctgatggtaattgatacgccctgcccattacaatgcagtgtcgctcaggattcttgaaagacccaaaaattctaggcggcactacaactgcgctcgtcaccttgagacataagttgttaagtctcatttgaccagtaatttcatataaataatataccacGGTACCTGATCAGGCAAAGTAAGAACTTACTAAAGGTAAGTTACCTTATTATATTCGTCCTCGACTTTATAGCCTTTGGCAATAAGTGCGAGTAGAGTGTGCGTAAACAAATTTATCAATGTATTATTAGTCAAACGCTGATACGAACTGAGTACGATTTAAAACCAACCTTATTAGCGGGCAGCTAAAGTAGCTATTTCTTTAAAACGTGTTGCTAAGTGAAACTTCTGTTTTAGAACTGTTTATTCTGCGGTATCTTTTGTACATCTAAAGTGTTAATGAACGAATTTAGTCAAACCAAAtatagattgtttttttttttaattaatggtAGGGATGCGTATTTTACACCAGATTTATCTAAAATGCATTATAGTCACATTCCAacttgtacgatattatatgaAGTATATATGCATTAATTACTTTTGAGTATCTGTTTGATATATAGTAGGTACTATGTTATGTACTATCTATCAGTAAGGCTTTTTATTCCagcatgtataaaaaatataaagaaactgATATCGTACATAGGGATATATCGttaggtaaaaaaaaaacaattaaaaataaatgtatactaCTTCAGTCCAGTTATTGAGCCAAATTATCTGAACGTGtactaaattgtttaaaatataatgatgtAAAATACATTAAACTTAGTATATGTAGAAGTATCAGctatgtattgtaaaatatatttttatgagtaatatatttttagaatttaACTGTGTTTAATTTGCTAATTATATACCCGAGGTGTGTGTCTTTTTTAGGTAAATAATTTCagtctatttttaaattgtgcAAGATTTATTCTTCGCTTTAAGTTTTTTTGacattgtaattgtaatgtaaatCAAGTTCTCAAAATATGAAATctgaatatattaaaacaaaaattctgataaATTGATTACTTACAGTTTTTCAAAAGTTTTGTAGACCAAAACGTGCCTTGTATGATAATAGCTTTTCGCAACCGCCGAAACACGTccaagaattaaatattttatttttatttttaatacatttagaataatttgaTTGCCAGCTATCAGTTTAAGAATATACTCGAATTACACCCTGTTTATCGccttttaatttcaaatattaaacgACCTAAACCTTATAATGACCTAATGTTCCGCTCCAAAATGGCGGTTCAGAATTACCTACATCTTCTTTTTCTCCCGTGGGTGGTTTCCTTGGCAATTTGACGTTATATGCCCCTGttttgcgtgcgagggtggAGATGGTAGAGACTACCTCAACCAGCCAAGCACCCTTAGGAAGTCACGCAACTTCTTAAGGTTGCCGATTTCTTTCCGAAGAGCGCCCGGTGAGCCCAGGTGCTTCGCCCTATAGTTTGCCACCTCTCTGCACTCTAGCAGAGCATATGGGTATCTGTTTCTTCTGCCCCTAGACAGAATCTGCATAGGGGGCGTCTATGACATAGCTATAATTAAAAAAcggtaaattaaaaaagtaaaaacgcCGAGGATATTTATCTCAACTGTGTATAAGTACTTAaccaataacattttattaaaatttaatttaattactgatTTATCTCAAGAAAAGTGTTCTTTTAGTTTGTTtcaatagtaaaatgttttatttttcatgaaacaaaagttttttattcattttactCTTATGGGGTGACGTGGCACCCCTGCTATGCGTgttcatttaaattatgttaCCATCGCAGGGTTAATCATGGTAGGGAATAACATGGGCGTGCGTGCGGGACCTAATAATGTTACTGTATACAGGACATTGTTTTCGTCGTACTTCTGTTACCTTTTTGGCAGTTTCTGGAGCGAACTTAACTGTTCCCAAGCGACATGGAGGATGGAATTATTAGAGGGGTTTATTGAAGTTTTCTGTGTTTTTTTCTTCTTTGAGAACAAGGCGAAAACATGTGAACGCATCATGGAAAACATGAAATTGCAACTTTCAGTTAATAACATTCATGCCACTTTCGCCGCGCCCATCTACATCCAAAACAACGAGATTCCTCTAAATGAGCCAGATTCGGATATTATTTCAAACACGCAGAATATAAAATCTACAACAATCTCTATTCCTAATAAAACTGTAACAAGAAGTTTTCATAATTGCGAAAATGTCTCCTATGTTAATATAAGTTTTTAGTTGTTTAATTCTTAGATACtatataatttagtttttactctatgttttattaaataataatattataccaaAATATGAGGTGCCTTTGATTTCCTCATAATGGGtgatgaaaagtagagtgtatAAAGAATCCGTTGCTACGCTCGAGATACTACTCTATCCTCCCTCACTTTGCTCTGGATTAAAAAAAGCACCCTCGccgtaaaaatattactttgctCCCTCATGATATAAtctactattaaaataatataatatgagaaTGTGTgctgcaattattaaaaattattttccaaaacaacttaaatataatttggcGGCAGCGACCGAGTAATGgataatacttatttttaattagtgttattaaaaaatctgCATAAGATGCTCCCTGTAATTAAGTTTAGTTTGTATTCAAAGTTTCAAAGTaaggtttaaaattatgatttggaGGCAACTTTGTGATTTTTTTCTATCAAGGAAATTCTTTGTTACCATGTTCTGCATAAGATAGTCGCTAGATGTACTTAATCCCGAActtcaacatattatattcattataacgtgattgataatattatagaattgtAGATACAACTCAAGATCTTGCTAAGCAATTTGACATACGGTGCGGCCTTAATTTTCGTCTGTATACTTTCTGGcagaaaattttactttttgcgTCATTCACTGTCAGTTCAACTAAAAGTCACTACTGGAATagtaatatgtattaattttatgataatcGAGTAAATCGTAACCATTTGCAATGCCGCATCAATCACGACGTCGATCCAGTACCTCCCTGGCTCCAAGTCATCAGCACACTGGGCCTGAAGGCTCGCAACTAACTCTACTAAAGGAAGAAACACATACGGGGGACCATTTTCTTACCCCGGAGCAGCTTGAAATAGTCTTTAGAACCAACGTTATTACGGGTTTAAGTGACAGTTTCGCCGCAGAACTTTTGGAACATCATGGACCTAATCAGCTTAAGGAACTGCGAGGTAATAGTTACTGGAAAATATTTCGCCACAATCTATTTGGCTGGTTCCAATGCGTTCTTTGGTGTGGTgctatacttaattttattggatatttcttcTCTGAATCATTGGACACTGGTGGGGGTCATTCTGGGAAAGATTATCTATATCTCGGTTGCGTTATAACTGCCACTGTAGTTGGAACTGGCTTATTTGGCTTCTATCAAGAGGCAAAAAATATGGCTGTTATGAGTGGTTTCGAAAAATTAGTTCCACCCAATGCTACCGTTATCCGTGAAAGTACTAAAAAGATTATCCCAAACTCTAAAGTAGTCGTTGGAGATATTGTTGAAATGACAGGAGGTGAAGTTGTTCCTGCTGATGTGAGAATATTAACATGTACAAATTTCAAGACTGATATGTCATCTCTTACTGGTGAGTCAGAACCTATTCAACATCGCCCTGAATGCACAAATTCTAATCCACTAGAATCCAAGAATATGGTGTATTTTGGATGCCCAATCACTGAGGGGTCAGCCAGAGGTGTTGTTGTAGCCACAGGTGAAATGACACAAATAGGAAAGATAGCAGGGTTGGTTACAGGCTTAGAAAAAGATCAAACACCAATTGCTAAGGAAATAACtcattttattaagattatttgtTGCGTGGCATTCacatttggaattattttcttCATAATGGTTTTCATGATAGAGCGCAGCTGGTTATCAGCTTTACAATACATGCTGGGAATCATTCTAGCTAATGTACCAGAAGGACTCATAGTCACATTGACCGTTTGCATGACGTTGTCAGCAAATAACTTGaagcaaaaaaattgtctagCAAAAACATTACAAGCTGTTGAAACACTTGGTTCTACTTCTTGTATTTGCTCGGACAAAACAGGCACGTTGACTGAAAATCAAATGAGTGTATCTCATTTATATTCAAACTTTataatttatgataaaattgaCCACGCTCATGTATCAGAAACATCCTATGCTACATTAAGTCTCGCCGCGTCGCTTAACCTTAGGGCCGAATTTACACATGACACTATTAACTTACCTATTGAAAAAAGAAAGATTATTGGAGATGCTTCGGAGTCAGCTATTTTGCGTTATATGGAAATTAATCGTTCAGCGACGCAAGCCAGAGAGAGTAACCCAAAAGAAGCCGAAATTCCATTCAGTTCCGCTTACAAATATCAAGTGACCATACATCGAATGAAATCTTCTCAAAGTTACTATTTGATTATGAAAGGTGCCCCAGAAATTGTGACAGAATATTGCACCTCAGTACTCAGTGATGAGGGTAACCAACCTATGACTCCTCAGGTAAAGAAGGAACTAAAggaaacttttattaaaatggCCAATATGGGTGAACGAGTTATTGGCTACTGCGACTACAACCTACCGTTAAGTAATTATCCATTAGGTTACAAGTTCGATACCCAACAACGGAACTTTCCTCTggaaaatttaagatttattgGTGCCATATCAATGATTGATCCTCCTAGACAAGATATTGACAAATCTATCAGTTTATGTCGACAGGCCggaataaaagtaattatggtTACTGGTGACCATCCCGTTACTGCACTATCCATATCCAGACTATGTGGTACTATAACTCAGCCTACGGCTTATGATTATGCTTTTGAGCACCACATTGAACTATCGGATGTCCCTCAGCATATTAAGAGTCAATTTAAAGCAGCTGTAATCACCGGCGATGACTTGAGGAAAATGAGTGTTAATGATTTAATAGCAGCTCAAACGAAATATGATGAAATTACATTTGCAAGGACAAGTCCACAACAAAAACTGTTCATTGTAGAATCATACCAGTCTTTAGATCATGTTGTTGCAGTGACTGGTGATGGGGTTAATGATTCTCCAGCTTTGAAGAAGGCAGATATAGGCATTGCAATGGGACTAACAGGTACAGAAGTTTCCAAGCAAGCGGCTGACATGATTTTGTTAGATGATAATTTTGCATCTATTGT
This window of the Leptidea sinapis chromosome 18, ilLepSina1.1, whole genome shotgun sequence genome carries:
- the LOC126969404 gene encoding sodium/potassium-transporting ATPase subunit alpha-4-like; translated protein: MPHQSRRRSSTSLAPSHQHTGPEGSQLTLLKEETHTGDHFLTPEQLEIVFRTNVITGLSDSFAAELLEHHGPNQLKELRGNSYWKIFRHNLFGWFQCVLWCGAILNFIGYFFSESLDTGGGHSGKDYLYLGCVITATVVGTGLFGFYQEAKNMAVMSGFEKLVPPNATVIRESTKKIIPNSKVVVGDIVEMTGGEVVPADVRILTCTNFKTDMSSLTGESEPIQHRPECTNSNPLESKNMVYFGCPITEGSARGVVVATGEMTQIGKIAGLVTGLEKDQTPIAKEITHFIKIICCVAFTFGIIFFIMVFMIERSWLSALQYMLGIILANVPEGLIVTLTVCMTLSANNLKQKNCLAKTLQAVETLGSTSCICSDKTGTLTENQMSVSHLYSNFIIYDKIDHAHVSETSYATLSLAASLNLRAEFTHDTINLPIEKRKIIGDASESAILRYMEINRSATQARESNPKEAEIPFSSAYKYQVTIHRMKSSQSYYLIMKGAPEIVTEYCTSVLSDEGNQPMTPQVKKELKETFIKMANMGERVIGYCDYNLPLSNYPLGYKFDTQQRNFPLENLRFIGAISMIDPPRQDIDKSISLCRQAGIKVIMVTGDHPVTALSISRLCGTITQPTAYDYAFEHHIELSDVPQHIKSQFKAAVITGDDLRKMSVNDLIAAQTKYDEITFARTSPQQKLFIVESYQSLDHVVAVTGDGVNDSPALKKADIGIAMGLTGTEVSKQAADMILLDDNFASIVLGIQEGRRIFDNLKKTIAYTLTSNTPEMLPFVLYACFGMPLPMPLILILVINVGTDLLPAMSLAYETSESDIMSQPPRKPTDHLVNRVLIYMAYFQVGLIQFFAGMYAYFVVFAESGFYPSSIIFVRQTWERTTATVADSLGRQWFYIDRKRVEKRAQTAYFVAVCWTQISDVIICKTRRISLLKKGMRNHVLNVSIIVDLALALLVTYLPLCHEVFGTEAIEWYEFFLALPFFVLMIAGDELRRFLIRRNYSKFIEDETYY